GTTCAAGGTGCCCGCCGCCCTGCTCCACTGGTGCCCCTTGATGATGGTGCCCCCGACCGACGCCTTCGCGCCGTTCGAAGAGCGTGCGCATTTTCTCAGCATCGGCAACTTCCGCCACGCGCCCAACTGGGATGCGGTGCTGTGGATGAAGAACCGCCTGTGGCCGTTGATTCGCCAGCAATTGCCCGGCGCCCAGTTGCATGTCTACGGCGCCTACACCCCGCCCAAGGCCACCGCGCTGCACAACCCGGCGCAGGGCTTTCATGTGATGAACTGGGCCGAAGACGCACTGCACGTGATGACGGCCGCGCGCATCTGCCTGGCGCCATTGCGGTTCGGCGCCGGGATCAAGGGCAAACTGGCGGACGCGATGCTGTGCGGCACGCCGAACATCACCACGCCGATCGGTGCCGAAGCCATGGGCTGCGAACTGCCCTGGCCGGGCGCCATCGAGCACAGCGCCGCGGCACTGGCCGCTGCCGCCGTGAGCCTGTATCAGGACCGCGAGCGTTGGACCCAGGCCCAGGAAAACGGCCGCCAATTGCTTGCCCGGCGCTACGACCAACACATCCACGGGCCAGCGCTGATCGCCTGCCTGGAACACTGCCGCAGCCAGCTGGACGCGCATCGACGGGATAATTTCACCGGCAGCATGCTGCGCCACCATGCCCATAAAAGTACCCAGTACATGTCCCAGTGGATCGAGGCAAAAAACCGTAGCCTTTAAACGCCCGGCGCTGGCAGGGTTGTGCGCAACGGGGCATTATCCTACGCAGCAACCACAATAAAGCGACGGCAGCATGACCCGAGCAACGCGCATCACCGACCCTTCCTACGAGCTGATGGACGACCATAACGGCCTGTCCATCATCTATCGCCAGCACGGCTTCCCCTGCCCGCTGGTGCGCTGGCACTTCCATAAGGAGTACGAGCTGCACCTGATCGTCGCCAGCTCCGGCAAGGTGTTCATCGGCGACTACATCGGTAATTTCTACCCGCAAAGCCTGTTCCTCACCGGCCCCAACCTGCCCCACAACTGGATCAGCCAGGTGGAGGAAGACGAGGTCATCCCCAAGCGCGACATGCTGGTCAATTTCACCGATGAACTGCTGGAGAACGGCAGTCACACCTTCAATGAGCTCAAGACCCTGGCGCCGATGCTGGAGCGCGCGCAATACGGCATCGAGTTTCGCTGCAAACGCACGATTGCCCAGGCGATGAGCTTGATGCAGCGCATCGAGGATGCCCAGGGCATGGCGCGGCTGGGGCACTTTTTTATCTTGCTGGAGGTGTTGAGCTCCTGTGAGGACTACCAACTGCTGTCCGGGGTAAACACGCCACAACTGGCGGACGAACACAGCATCGACCGCACCAACCGCGCGGTGGACTACATCTTCGCCCACTACGCCCGCGAGCTGCCGCTGGAGGAAGTCGCGGACTACCTGGGAATGAAGCCGACCTATTTCTCCCGGGTGTTCAAGCAAGCCACCGGGC
This region of Pseudomonas sp. MUP55 genomic DNA includes:
- a CDS encoding glycosyltransferase encodes the protein MNQPATKVLVIGYVWPEPRSSAAGGHMMQILESFLTQGWDITFSSPATIGEHKADLPALGIRECAIELNNSSFDDFIRELAPDIVLFDRFMMEEQFGWRVEKCCPNALRVLETSDLQSLRDARHQQLKDALKADPDTDDFTALFAPGLEQEFQGMADTDLAKREIAAIYRCDISLMISYVEIRLLTEQFKVPAALLHWCPLMMVPPTDAFAPFEERAHFLSIGNFRHAPNWDAVLWMKNRLWPLIRQQLPGAQLHVYGAYTPPKATALHNPAQGFHVMNWAEDALHVMTAARICLAPLRFGAGIKGKLADAMLCGTPNITTPIGAEAMGCELPWPGAIEHSAAALAAAAVSLYQDRERWTQAQENGRQLLARRYDQHIHGPALIACLEHCRSQLDAHRRDNFTGSMLRHHAHKSTQYMSQWIEAKNRSL
- a CDS encoding AraC family transcriptional regulator, with the translated sequence MTRATRITDPSYELMDDHNGLSIIYRQHGFPCPLVRWHFHKEYELHLIVASSGKVFIGDYIGNFYPQSLFLTGPNLPHNWISQVEEDEVIPKRDMLVNFTDELLENGSHTFNELKTLAPMLERAQYGIEFRCKRTIAQAMSLMQRIEDAQGMARLGHFFILLEVLSSCEDYQLLSGVNTPQLADEHSIDRTNRAVDYIFAHYARELPLEEVADYLGMKPTYFSRVFKQATGRTFIEFVNRLRISKSCELLADGNKAVTDVCFESGFNNISNFNRRFQQLKGMTPSHYRRLAVQRLTEQNLA